The Phycisphaerae bacterium genomic sequence AAGGACCGAAGCGACATACTGCCGCCGTCCTGATCGCAATCGTCGCCCTCACGGTCTGCCCCGCCCTTGTCGCGGCGGCCGATCTGAACGACGCCGCCTCGACCTTCCTGGTCCTGGAGTTCCAGGGGCAAGGCACCGCCGGCCGCAAGCTCGCCGATTCGGTGCAGGTCCGTCTCCGCCGGCAAGCCACGTCGCTCCTGCCGGACGCCTACGTCGTCAGTTGGATCGAGATCGAAAATCAACTGGGCGGACAGATAGACACCCTTTCCGGCGGCCTGCCGGAAACACTCCCGCAGATCGCCCGTCGTCTTGGGCTGGCCGAAGGTCAGAACCTCTACGTCCTTCGCGGCACGCTCACCGACAAGGGCCGGGCGGAGGTCGAGCTCTTCAGCCACACCGATGGACAACAGAAACACCTGTGGCAAAAGCGGTTCTCGGCATCGTCGGAACGGTGGCTGCCGCTTCTCTCGCAGCAGATCGTCGAAGCGGTCCTGCAGACGACCGGTGTAACCAGACCGCCTCCAGCCTCTCGCCCGGCTGTCACCTGGGGCCGGTCAATCCTGCCCAACGGCGACTTCCAGACCGGCGGCGAATTCCCCGCCCACTGGGCCAGACCCGATGGACTGTGCACCTTCTGGGGAAAATCTCCCGACGGCAACGGCCTGGCCCGGTTCGACACCGACGTCTCACAGGACCAGGCCCTGGAGTGGTGGAAGGCCATCGAGGCCGGGGCCGATCCCTGCTCAGCCCCCAAACCCATCCGCACCCAGCCTCCACACTACGATGCGGTCGGCGGCAACTACGGGGCCAGCCTCTACAGCGACTGGATCGAGATCAAGCCCCCCTGCCGGCTGCGACTCTCAGCCGACGTCCGCGGCCCTCGCAACGGCCAAGCCAAGATCTTCGTCAAAGGCTACGCCCTGCTGCCCAAGGGCAAAGAGGGAAGAACCGAACGGCGGGAAATCTGGCAGACCTATCTGCAATGCGACACCGACGGCGGCCCGGCCAAGGTCTATGCGGCGGAATTCGAAATCCCGGGCAAACCAGCCCAACTGAGCAAGCTGGACAAAACGGGAGAGCGCCAACTCCACCGTCCGCAGGTCCAGTGGCTGCGGCTCATGCTGTACGCCTACTGGCCGGTGGGCATCTACGAATTCGACAACGTGCTCCTTCAGCCCGCCAAACCGCTAGAGAAACAGCAGCGTGATCACGTACAAACCCGCCCCCACGCCCAGCATGGCCCCCATGATGGTCAACCACAGCAGCAGTGACGCCACCGGAAGCTGGCGAACGTCTTCGACCTTGGTCGCCTTATAGACCACCGCGATAATCAGCGTCAGCGGAAGCAACATCCACAATCGGTGGCTGTCGAACCGGATCGGGTCGAGGATCAGTGTCGCCGGAACCAGCATGTGGATCAACAAATGCCCGATCATGACGCCTTCCTCGCCGGTGTGTCCACAGTCGCCTGCGCGTTGACCCGGCCGATCGCATCAAGAATAACCAGAATGTTCAGCAGCCCGGCCACGCCCGTGTAGATCGTAGCCAGATCGAGCGTCTTCCCGTAGGATGGCATGGCTGAAGGAAGCTTGCCGATCGCCATCGTCAGCATCGTGTACCCGCCGGTAAAGACGTGAGCGGCGAACCACCAGCGGTTGGTGTCCCAGCTGACCGTGCTCTGGGCCCCGCCGATGACCACCCCGGTCCAGAACGCCAGGCTGATCGCCACAAAGATCACCAAGCCGCGAGCCCGCATTCCCGCATACAGGTGGCCCAGTCCAGGCACCAGCCACGCCAGCACGCCTGCCACAATCGGATTTTTGCCTCTGATCGCGCCCAATTCACTCCTCGCTCAACCGTTGCCAAACGGGCAGGTCCCGCCGTCACAGCAGGCCGTGCCGGTCGGACAGCTTCCCGTCGCCGCACAAGGAGCCTGTGACGATGAACCACCCGAGCCGACCCCGAAAACACTGAACTGCTGCGGGGCGGTGCCCCCGCACTCCGGGCACTTCTCCCGCGAATTCTTGCTCATCTTCGCCTTCAGCAACTCAAATTTGTGGCCGCACTGGCCACAGAGGTACTCGTATATCGGCATAAAAACTTCTCCCACGTCGGTGACGCCGGATCCGACAGTTCCCGAATAATGATAGCTTCAGACAACAGCACCGGCCAGAGCAAAATCCGCTTCAGGGCCAAAACCCGCGGATCACGCCCCTCCACGACGCCCAACCCGCCGGCATCCCGCATGGAGTCCGAGAATTGCCACATGGAGCACTCAACCGTGGTAGCTGAATTCCGGGATGGCGCAGCCCATCCTCGGCTTGTGCATTATCGGTCTTTCCCTCCGTTTCGAAACCGCTGCGGTCTTCCGCAAATCCATCCCGGCCGAGACCCGCACCAACACGGAAAACGACTCTCTCTGGCCCCAATCACGATCATGCCGTCAATAATGGAAGAACTCCGGCCGCGCGGCAACCACTTCGTTCGAACCAGTCACCAACACATGTTCATCCGCCGCTGAGCGGGAACCGCACCCCAACCACACGTGCCGCTCTCATAAATGACGACTGAAATGGTCGTTACGATGGCCACGAGATCGAACACTCTACGGCATCAATCTCGATCGCTAATTTCTATCATGCAACACCACACGTCAAGTGCTATACACAACGAAAACACCGTACAGTACGACTTTGTGAAGGGGTTGCCGGACAAGAACTCCGTCCAAGCCGACTCTCGTGCGAATCATCCACAAGCCGGCAAAGCCCACCTCCGCCCACTAAGGTTGTATCAACTATCTTAATCCATCCGCCGATATTGTATGTTGGCAACCCGGTGCTGCTGACACCAACGCACCAGGCGCCCAGGCAGCATAAATGAGTTAATCGCGTCTTAACACTGATCGATGACGCTGTCCAGCGGTCGACAGGCAGACGGGCAAGGTCGCTCTCTTTACCGCCGGGACCCCGCGCGACCACCGAAGGAAAGTACGATGAAGCAACTCATACCATTTGGCTGGAGCTTTTTTTTCCTACTGCTGAGCATCCCTTCCTACGGCGCCGAACGGGATTCAATTCTGGTGGGTTGTCCGCTCCCGCTGGACGCCTCCTACGGGCAGAACGGGCTGCGCGGAGCGACGCTGGCCGTCGAGCAGATCAACGCGGCGGGCGGAGTAGTGCTTAACGGCCTGCACCTGCCAATCAAGCTCGAGGTCTTGGACACAGGCGATCTGGACCCGAACGTCTCGGAAAGCGAGGCAATGGCCGGAATCGAACGGTTGATCACTGAGAAGAAGGTGGACGTATTGGTCGGAGGGCCCGCCCGATCGGAGTACGGCGTAGCGGCGATGGACGTGATAGCCCGACACGACGTGGTGCACCTGGCCGCCGTCGGTTGCTATACGCCCACGTGGGACATGAAAAAGTTCGCCTCGGACCCGAAAAAATACCGCCGGTCGTTCCGCATGAGCGGCAGCATCGCCTGGTACATCGACGAGACGAAAGGACTGCTGGTTCACCTGAAAAAGGAATATGGTTACAAGAAAATGTTCATCCTGACCCAGGACGTCCTGATGTGCCGTGACGCCGCCGAACTGGTCAAGAAAGCGGCGGTCGAAAACGGCTGGGAAATCGTCGGACAGGAATCCAATCCGACTGAAACGACGGATTTCTCAGCCAGCCTCACCAAGTGCAAGCGATCGGGAGCGCAGGTCCTGTTCCTCTGGAGTTACAGTCCGAATACGGCATTCCTGTTCGAGCAGTGGCGGACCATGGAAATCCCGGCCCTGCCGCTGGGCTTCGTCGAAGCCGCTGAGGATCCCGATTTCTGGAACACCACCAACGGAAAATGCGCGTACTCGGTCATCACGCTCTCCGAGGCGGGAACCAGCCCCTCGGACGTGACGCCGCTGTCGAGGAAGTTCTACCAAGCCTACGAAAAACGCTGGAAAACCCCGCCGCGAAGCACCGGATCGGCGGCCGCCTACGAGGCCGTCTTCGCGATAAAGGACGCCGTGGAGCGGGCCGGCACGCTCGAAACGGATTCGCTCATCGAAGCCCTGGAACAGACGGACCTTCAGGTCGTTCGGGGCCGGCTCCGTTTCGACCAGAACCATCAGAGCGTGTTCGGCTACGATCCCAACACCGCCGTGCTCGGAAACTGGGCCCAATGGCAGGATGGGCAGCGGGTAACCGTCTGGCCCCTCGCGGCCAGGACCGGAAAACTCAAGATGCCGCCATGGCTCCAATGGTGGTGGCTCAAGACCCGCTGATCGCGAACCGGTGGTTGGAGCGTCCTGAGAGGACAGACAAAAACGAGGACACACACATGAGAAGGGCCAGCATCAGTTGGAAGCTCTCCGCAATCACCGTTACCGCCTTCACACTGGGCTTTCTGACGCTCGCCGTCGTCAACATCCTGGAGTTGAGGCGGGCCTACAAAACCGGTCTGGAAGAGGAAGCCCTGGTCATCTCCCGGCATCTGCGGGGCGTGATCTGCAGCAACCTCGGCGACCTGCCCCTCGACGGGTTCACCGGCATGAGCTCCTATCTGCAGAGCCTGGTCGAACCCAATCCCCATTTCGGCTACTGCTTCATCGCGGACCGGACACAGACCATCCTCTACCAGCATCAGAAACAGGACGCCGCGCCGTTCGATCCCGCTTCCGCAGGCGATCTGGACTTTGCCGCCGAGACCGACCAGCACATCAATCCGATCGGACCGTACTATGAGATGGTCGTGCCCATCGTCTGGGAGGCAAAGGTGATCGGAACCATCCATGTCGGCATCCCCCGCAACCAGATCGATGCTCTGGTCACCAAAGCCGTCGTCACCAACGTGGCCGTGGGCCTGCTCATCCTCTCGAGCGCCTTGTTCCTGCTCTACTTCCTTCTGACACAGTGCGTCACCCAGCCGATGGCCAGCCTGGCCCATCGGATCGAGGCGATCAACCGCCATTTCAACCTGGTTCGCCGGAACGAGGACCAGGAGGAGGGCGACGAGTTGGAGCGGTTTGCCCGGTCGCTCAACATCATGGGACAGGAACTGGAGCAGAAGACCGTTTCCAAGGACTACGTCCAGAACATCATCGAGAGCATGAGCGACGCCCTCTTCGTGCTGAACAACCGCGGAACGATCGAGACCGTTAACGAAGCGGCGTGCCGGCTGCTGGGCTACAGCGAACCCGAACTGCTCCATCGACCCCTGCTGGATTTCGTGCAGACCGAGGAGGACCTGTCCTGGAAAACGGTTCTCGCCACCATGGCGGAGGGAGAGAAAACCCGCAACCGCGAAACGCGGATCAGAACGCGAAAAGGCGAGGTTGTTCCCGTGTTCCTGAGCTGCGCCGCAATGAAGGACGCCGTCAAGGCCACCACCGGCGTGGTCTGCACGGTCAAGGACATCACCGAATCGAAGCGGGCCGAGGAGGAACTGCGCCAGGCCAAGGAGACAGCCGAGGCGGCCAATCGGGCCAAGAGCGAGTTCGTCGCCAATATGTCCCACGAGATCCGAACGCCTATGAACGGGATCATAGGAATGACCGAACTGGCCCTCGAAACCGAGCTCACGGAGAACCAGAGAGAATACCTCGACATGGTCAAACGGTCGGCCGACTCCCTGCTGGGAGTCCTCAACGATATTCTCGATTTCTCCAAGATGGAGGCCGGCAAACTGGACCTGTGCCCCATCGACTTCAACCTTCACGACCATCTCCACGACACCATCCGCCTCCTCAGCGAGCGGGCGGACAAGAAGGGGGTCGAACTCGTCTGCCGGATTCTCTCCAACGTCCCCGAATGCCTCGTCGGCGACCCCGATCGACTCCGCCAGATCGTCGTGAACCTACTCGGAAACGCCGTCAAGTTCACCGAACAGGGCTCGGTGGTCGTCCAGGCCGCCGTCGAGTCACAGACCGAAAAGGAAACGGTCATCCACTTCACCGTCGAGGACACCGGCATCGGGATCCCTCCGGACAAGCAGGCGCTCATCTTTGAGGAGTTCTCCCAGGCCGATGCGTCGATCACACGACGCTACGGAGGGACGGGGCTGGGCCTGGCTATCTCTTCCACGCTCGTCCACATGATGGGAGGGCGAATCTGGGTCGAGAGCGAAGTGGGCGTCGGAAGCAGGTTCCATTTCACCGCCCGCCTCGCCCCATCGCTCGCCGCTCCCGCCTCCGCCAAACGCGAATTCGATGACGTCGAACCACTGCGGAACCTCGAGGTCCTCGTCGTCGACGACCACCCGATCAATCGCAGAATACTCGTCGAAATCCTGACCAACTGGAGCATGAAGCCCTCCGCCGCCGGCAGCGGTCCGGAGGCGATCAATCGCCTGGTCCAGGCCCAACGGGCCGGACGCCCGTTTCCCCTGGTCCTTCTCGACGCCTGCATGCCCGACATGGACGGCTTCGCCGTCGCCGAGCGCATCAAGAACGACCCCACGCTCGCCACCGCCCGCATCATGATGCTCTCATCCTCCGCCCGGCAGCAGGACCTCCTCCGCTGCCGCGAACTCGGCATCGCCGTCCACCTGACCAAACCCATCAGGCAATCCAGTCTGCTGCAGGCCATCCTCCAGGTCTTGGGGCTTGCCGGCAGAGACGCCAAGACCTCCTCCGCTCCGGAACTCACCGCCCCAAAAGACCACCCCCCCCTCCGAATTCTCCTGGCGGAGGACAATCCGATCAACCAGAAGCTCGCCGTCCGAATCCTCGAGCGATGGAATCACACCGTCCTCGTCGCCAACAACGGCCGCCAAGCCGTCGAAGCGTCCGAAAAAGAGCGGTTCGACCTGATCCTCATGGACGTGCAGATGCCGGAAATGAGCGGCCTCGAAGCCGCCGCCGCCATCCGCGAAAGGGAAAAAGCCACCGGCGGTCACGTGCCCATCATCGCCATGACCGCCTGCGCCATGAAGGGAGACCGCGAACGCTGCCTCGAGGCCGGCATGGACGGGTACATCTCCAAGCCGATCCGCGTGAACGATCTGCTCGGCACGATCGACGAGGTCGTTCCCGTGCCTCGATAGCTTCCCGCTCTACCGGTCCAGCGAACCGTAACTCTGCCGTATCGCGTGGTACGCAGGCTTCAGTTCCAGGTCGTAGCTGATCACCGCGTCCGAGACCTGCGGCCAGCAGTCGCAGAGGTTCCACAGCAGCAACCCCCACGTCTTCGGCTCGGCCCCGTAGTGCTCGATCCACCACCGGCAGGCGTCGGCCTGAATCTTCTGGGTCACCTCGATCATCTCCTCCAGGCTCCTGGGCTCCGGATACCCGTTGTTGCGGACGCCCTCCAGAACCTGCCCGACGTCGCGATAGAAGCGCCAGCGGTTGGTGTCGCTGGAGTGATAGTACCACAACGGATGACTCAGCGGCCACTGACGCTCCGCCGGCATGAACGAATCCACCGTCTTCTTCGACGGCAGGGAGATCCGGCCGATCTCGCTGACGAAGTTCGGCGGCCCGTCGGTGTAGAACTTCTCGTCGTGGCGGATCGTGTGGTTCCACAGGTGGCAGTCGCCGAACCGCGGGTCGTTGGAATGACGGCCGGGCGCCGAAAACGGACTCGACGGCACGTACGGCCGACCGCCGTCCAGCCGGCCAACCACCTCCGGCAACACCTTGTGCGAAATCAGCGTGCCCGACTCGACCCCGCACAGCCAGTCCACCTCGTTGTCGCCCGACCAGACCCCCATCGACACATGCCCGCGCTGACGGCTGACCACCAGTTCCGCCTCGCGGCGGACCAGCTTCAGGTACGCCTCGTCCTGCGGATACAGCGAGCAGGCGAACATGAAGTCCTGCCAGATCAAAATCCCCTTCTCGTCGCAGGCCGCCCAGAAGTGCTCATCCTCGTAGACGCCCCCGCCCCAGACCCGCATCATGTTCACGTTCGCCTCAGCCGCCAGCCCCACAAGCTTCCGCGTCCGCTCGCCCGTGAACCGCCCAAACATCGCGTCGTACGGCGTCCAGTTCAGCCCTTTGGCGAAGTAGTCGCGGCCGTTGATGGTAAACCGCAGGCCGATCCCACCGTCGTCCCGCGGCTCCTGAAGCATCCGCAACTCGCAGACGCCGAACCGCCCCCGCCGAGTATCGAGGTGATGGTTCTCCGCGTCGTGCAGCTCAGCGGTAAAATCGTGCAGGTGCTGATCGCCCATCCCGTTGGGCCACCACAGCTCCGGCTGTGCCATCTCGAACGGAATCACCACGTCGTTGAGCCCGCCCGTCACGTCCACCGTCGTATCGACGCTGGTCCCGCCGTAGCTGCCCGTCACCCGCGCCTTGCCCGCTTGGCCGTGCCAGTCGACGGTCAGCACCGCCTCCATCGACGCCCGGCCACCCTTGACCGCGACCGTCCGCGCCCCGGCGTACAGGATGCGCCCGCGGTCGACCAACTCGATCCGCGCCGGACGCCACGGCCCTACCGTCACCAGACGCGGGCCGATGTCCCAGCCGTAGCTGATCTGGGCCTTGCGGGTCCGCGTCCGCTGGAGCGGAGGGTGTTGGCACGGGTCGCGGTCCGAAAAATCACACTCGAAGAGGGACGAACCGAACCGGATCATCAGTTCGACCGGCCGATCCGCGCGAAGGTGTGAGGTGATATCCACCCAGTACGGCACGAACATGTTCGAGTGTTGCCCGACCCGTCGACCGTCGATCCACACCGTCGCGAACGTGTCCAACCCCTCAAAGTGCAGCAACGCCCGCTGGCCGTCGGGTATCTCCACCGGACCAATCGGCCGACGGTACCAGAAATCCACCTCCTCGCACCAGCGGTAGTGGTCCAGATTGTCAGCGAAGAACGGATCCTCCACCAACCCATGCCGGTGCAGGTCCGCCTGCACGCTGCCAGGCACCGTCGCCTCACGCCAGACCCGCCGCCCCTGCTCCTCCGGCGTCAGAACCTCGCGATCCTTCGTGGCATACTGCGTCCAGGCAAACTCCCAGCCGTCGTTCAACTCATAGACCCGCGTGGCCATCGATCATCCTCATCACTTGTAGTCTCAAAACGACCGCCCCTCCCGGGGCGCAACGCAAGGATGATACCGAGAACTCCCAGCCATGAAAAGCCCTAACCAACCAATCAGACACCTTTGCCGTTCGCCGCCTTCGCAACCCCCCACCGCCCACATTCCTGGCCCATTCCCTGCGTTCCTATAGGAATTCCTGGCGGCGTTTCCACCTGCGCCTCCAAAACCGCCCATTTGCCTTTAGGTCAAACCCATGATATCTTTATCCGGCGGGAACCACCCCCATCCCCGCCCGCGCGTCGCCCCACGCGACGTTTGACAACTCAAGACCCTCCGGCCGCGGGAAGGCGATTTCCTCCCGTTCACCCGATCGCGACAAATCGCACAATCTGTACAGAATCCCGCGAAGAACCGCTCCCCGACCAATCGTACATTCTGTACAGAGCGCACATCCAACCGCCAGCCGGTTCACTGGAACTCCCGAGCACCGGACTCGCCCACGACGGGGGGCCGCGCAGATTTGACAATTTGTACAAAACCCGCGCATCGGCAACGTCCTGTAGCCACCATCCCGAAATCCTGGACTGGTACGGACCGCACGCTTTGTACAAAACGTACAGCCCCCTCTTCCCTGATCTGCCCGATCCCGGATCCCCAGGTCTTTTCCGCGTGTTCCGCGTACTTCGTGCCGTCCTACCAGCGGTCGGTTCGGAACGGCGAAGCGGGCAGACCGGCATGGTTGTAGAGGTTCGCCTCCGGGTTGTCAGCCCACGCGTAACGCACCGCCGCCGGCTCAGCGATCTGATCGTTCCAGACCACCACCCGATCGCCCTCGATCGTCGCCTCAGCCCAGACGAACTGCCGGTCCGGCCCGGCAACGGCAAAACCCACCAGCTTCTCACCTTGGGCCGCTAAGCCGCCATCAACGTGCTTGAAGGTCAGGTATGCTTTCCCGTCACGGACCTCCATCGCCTCGAAGACCGGCCCCGAGAACACCACGTCGCGTCCGCAGGCCACCGCCTCGGCCGCCAGGGCCAGACGCCGCCCCACTTCCTTCTTGTTCGTCGGGTGAATGCTCACCGCGTCGCCGATATCGATCGCCACCGCCATCGCCGTGTTCGGGACCTTGAGCGTCTCAAGCTGCGCCTCGCGAATTCGGGCCCAGCCCGAATCGGTCGGCTGATCGTGCCGCGCCATGTAGTTGGCCAACTGCACGAACAGGAACGGAAACTCCCCCTGTCCCCACGTCCGCCGCCAGCCCTCGATCATCGCCGGGAAAAGCACCTTGTAGTGCTCAGCCCGCCCGACGTTGCCTTCGCCCTGATACCAGATCGCTCCGCGAATCCCGTACGGCACAGCCGGGTAGATCATCGCGTTCCACAACGCCGTCGGGCTGTTGACCCGGCCCGGCGGGGCCGGTGAAGCCGGCTTGGCCAGCTCTGGGTGCTCCGGCGTAAGCGCCGCCGCCACCTTGTACTTCCATTCCCCATACAGCCCGATCGGCTGTGTCCCCTCAGCCCCCTGCAGCCACACCCGCATCTGCCAAGCCGGACCCATGAACCCGCCGTTGCCGAAATGGTCGAACACCCGGATCGCGATCGTATTCGTCCCTTCCTTCACCAGCCGCCCGGGCACCACGTACTGCCGCGCCGCCTCCCAGGAACAGAACGTCTCGGTCCCGGTCCGGCCGATCTCCGCCCCGTTCCAGTACGTGATGTCAAAATCGTCAACCGGTCCCAACTCCAGCAGCAGGTCGCGACCCGCCCACTCCGCCGGCAAGGTCACCTGCCGACGAAACCAGACGACCCCGTCGATCTCGCCCGCCAGGTCCTCGATCTTCCGCGGCAGTTCGCCCGTCGCCCACTCGCTGTCGTCAAAGTCCTCCTTCGCCCAACCCTGCGCGAAACCCGCGTTGCCCGGATCGCTTCGTTTGGTCGCAGCCTCCCACTCGGCGATGGCCCTTTGATATTCCCGCACCACACCCGCCATGTCCGTCCGCATCCGCATCAACTGCTCGTGCATCGGATGCAGTTCCGGATAGCGCCCGAACGCCTCCAGCGGCGTCCACGTCTCGGCGTTCGTGCCGCCCCAACTGCTGTTGATGATCGCCACCGGAACGTCGAGTTTCTCACGCAGCTCGCGGGCGAAATAGTAGGCCACCGCCGACATCCACGTGATCTTCTCCGAGACCGCGGGCGTCCACCCGGCTTGGAAATCCTCGACCGGCTCCGCCGCGCCGCGGTACGGCGCGAAGAACAGCCGCAGCTTCTCATCGGTCGCCGACGCGATCAACTCCTGCCCTTCCGGCAGTTCCTTGACCGCCATCGCCATGTTCGACTGACCCGAAGCCACCCACACCTCGCCCACCAACACGTCCTTATACGTCAGGCGGCTGCTGCCCTCGATCTCCATCTCGAACGGACCGCCGGCCTCGCCCGACGGAATGGTCAGCCGCCACGACCCGTCCTTCCACGCCGACGCCGACGCCTCATGCCCGCGAAACCGCACCGTCACCGTCTGCCCGGGTTCATCCTGCCCCCAGACCGGCACGGCCATCTCCCGCTGAAGCACCATCCCCTCTCCCACCATCGAGGCGGTCCGCACCTCGCCCAACGCAACGCCACCGACCATCAAGATGATCAACAACTTCTTCATAGGCGTTCACCCCATACGAGTGCAGGCGCACGGATACATCACCCCAACACCCACCTCATTCTGGCTTCTGACTTCCGGCTACTGGCTTCTTCTTTACCAGCCGTCGGTCCGGAACGGCACCGCCGGCAGGTCCGCCTCATTATACAGGTTCGCCTCCGGGTTGTCCGCCCATGCGTAGCGAACCGCCACCGGCTCGGCCACCTGGTCCGACCAGACGATCACCTTCTTGCCGTCGATCCTCGCATTCGCCCAGACGAAATTGCGATCCTCGCCCGCCACCGCGAAACCCTTGAGCTGGTCGCCCTTGACGACCAGACCGCCGCCGACGTGGTCGAAGCTCAGGATCGCCTTGCCGTCCTTGACCTCCATCGACTCAAACATCGGGCCCGAATAGACCACCTTCTTGCCGTAGACCTTCGCCTCGGCCCACAGCGCCAGGCGCTTGCCCACGTCCTGCTTGTTCTTCGGATGGATGTCCACCGCGTCGCCGATGTCGATCGTCACCGCCAGACCGGTGTTCGGGACGCTCAGCGTCTGGGTCTGAGTCTCACGCAGCCGCGCCCAAACGGTGTCCGTCGGCTGATCGTGACGCGCCATGAAATTGGCCAGTTGAACGATCCCAAACGCAAAATCCCCCTGCTGCCACGCATCGCGCCACGACTCGATCATCGCCGGCAGCAGCAACCGGTATGCATCATAGGCGCCCGAGTTCGACTCGCCCTGGTACCAGATCGCCCCGCGGATCCCGTACGGGACCAGCGGCCAGATCATGCCGTTGAACAGCACCGTCGCGGTGTTCGGATTGTTCGCCCCGCCGGTGCCCGGCTTGGCGTCGTTGGCGGTCGCGACGATCACATGCTCGACCTGGTACTTCCACGGCCCTTCCAGCTCGATCGGCTCGCCCCCCTCGTCCGAAAGCGACATCAATCCAGCCGCGCCGTTGATCCCGCCGCCGCCGAAATGGTCGTAGGCCCGCACCGCAATCGTGTTGGACCCGGCCTTCACCAGGCGGCCCGGCACCGT encodes the following:
- a CDS encoding ABC transporter substrate-binding protein, producing MKQLIPFGWSFFFLLLSIPSYGAERDSILVGCPLPLDASYGQNGLRGATLAVEQINAAGGVVLNGLHLPIKLEVLDTGDLDPNVSESEAMAGIERLITEKKVDVLVGGPARSEYGVAAMDVIARHDVVHLAAVGCYTPTWDMKKFASDPKKYRRSFRMSGSIAWYIDETKGLLVHLKKEYGYKKMFILTQDVLMCRDAAELVKKAAVENGWEIVGQESNPTETTDFSASLTKCKRSGAQVLFLWSYSPNTAFLFEQWRTMEIPALPLGFVEAAEDPDFWNTTNGKCAYSVITLSEAGTSPSDVTPLSRKFYQAYEKRWKTPPRSTGSAAAYEAVFAIKDAVERAGTLETDSLIEALEQTDLQVVRGRLRFDQNHQSVFGYDPNTAVLGNWAQWQDGQRVTVWPLAARTGKLKMPPWLQWWWLKTR
- a CDS encoding zinc ribbon domain-containing protein; the protein is MPIYEYLCGQCGHKFELLKAKMSKNSREKCPECGGTAPQQFSVFGVGSGGSSSQAPCAATGSCPTGTACCDGGTCPFGNG
- a CDS encoding sialate O-acetylesterase, whose protein sequence is MKKLLIILMVGGVALGEVRTASMVGEGMVLQREMAVPVWGQDEPGQTVTVRFRGHEASASAWKDGSWRLTIPSGEAGGPFEMEIEGSSRLTYKDVLVGEVWVASGQSNMAMAVKELPEGQELIASATDEKLRLFFAPYRGAAEPVEDFQAGWTPAVSEKITWMSAVAYYFARELREKLDVPVAIINSSWGGTNAETWTPLEAFGRYPELHPMHEQLMRMRTDMAGVVREYQRAIAEWEAATKRSDPGNAGFAQGWAKEDFDDSEWATGELPRKIEDLAGEIDGVVWFRRQVTLPAEWAGRDLLLELGPVDDFDITYWNGAEIGRTGTETFCSWEAARQYVVPGRLVKEGTNTIAIRVFDHFGNGGFMGPAWQMRVWLQGAEGTQPIGLYGEWKYKVAAALTPEHPELAKPASPAPPGRVNSPTALWNAMIYPAVPYGIRGAIWYQGEGNVGRAEHYKVLFPAMIEGWRRTWGQGEFPFLFVQLANYMARHDQPTDSGWARIREAQLETLKVPNTAMAVAIDIGDAVSIHPTNKKEVGRRLALAAEAVACGRDVVFSGPVFEAMEVRDGKAYLTFKHVDGGLAAQGEKLVGFAVAGPDRQFVWAEATIEGDRVVVWNDQIAEPAAVRYAWADNPEANLYNHAGLPASPFRTDRW
- a CDS encoding response regulator yields the protein MRRASISWKLSAITVTAFTLGFLTLAVVNILELRRAYKTGLEEEALVISRHLRGVICSNLGDLPLDGFTGMSSYLQSLVEPNPHFGYCFIADRTQTILYQHQKQDAAPFDPASAGDLDFAAETDQHINPIGPYYEMVVPIVWEAKVIGTIHVGIPRNQIDALVTKAVVTNVAVGLLILSSALFLLYFLLTQCVTQPMASLAHRIEAINRHFNLVRRNEDQEEGDELERFARSLNIMGQELEQKTVSKDYVQNIIESMSDALFVLNNRGTIETVNEAACRLLGYSEPELLHRPLLDFVQTEEDLSWKTVLATMAEGEKTRNRETRIRTRKGEVVPVFLSCAAMKDAVKATTGVVCTVKDITESKRAEEELRQAKETAEAANRAKSEFVANMSHEIRTPMNGIIGMTELALETELTENQREYLDMVKRSADSLLGVLNDILDFSKMEAGKLDLCPIDFNLHDHLHDTIRLLSERADKKGVELVCRILSNVPECLVGDPDRLRQIVVNLLGNAVKFTEQGSVVVQAAVESQTEKETVIHFTVEDTGIGIPPDKQALIFEEFSQADASITRRYGGTGLGLAISSTLVHMMGGRIWVESEVGVGSRFHFTARLAPSLAAPASAKREFDDVEPLRNLEVLVVDDHPINRRILVEILTNWSMKPSAAGSGPEAINRLVQAQRAGRPFPLVLLDACMPDMDGFAVAERIKNDPTLATARIMMLSSSARQQDLLRCRELGIAVHLTKPIRQSSLLQAILQVLGLAGRDAKTSSAPELTAPKDHPPLRILLAEDNPINQKLAVRILERWNHTVLVANNGRQAVEASEKERFDLILMDVQMPEMSGLEAAAAIREREKATGGHVPIIAMTACAMKGDRERCLEAGMDGYISKPIRVNDLLGTIDEVVPVPR